One Scomber japonicus isolate fScoJap1 chromosome 1, fScoJap1.pri, whole genome shotgun sequence DNA window includes the following coding sequences:
- the taldo1 gene encoding transaldolase: MSTVSPDKRRKMESALNQLKKHTVVVADTGDFNAIDEYKPQDATTNPSLILAAAKMPAYQHLLDQAIKFGIAKGGSEEEQVANTMDKLFVSFGLEILKKVPGRVSTEVDARLSYDKEEMVAKALRLIALYEEAGISKDRVLIKLSSTWEGIQAGKELEEKHGVHCNMTLLFSFAQAVACAEAKVTLISPFVGRILDWYKENTDRKSYEPHEDPGVVSVTKIYNYYKKYGYSTVVMGASFRNTGQVKALTGCDLLTISPGLLAELSQDHSTVTEMLSVEKAKSCDLEKVHLDEKDFRWQHNEDRMGVEKLSDGIRKFAADAVKLETMIKEKMLNVKNGQ, from the exons ATGTCCACCGTGTCACCAGACAAACGGCGAAAAATGGAGTCAGCGCTGAACCAGCTGAAGAAGCACACCGTGGTGGTGGCAGACACGGGAGATTTTAACG CCATCGATGAGTACAAGCCTCAAGATGCCACCACTAACCCATCTCTTATCCTGGCTGCTGCAAAGATGCCAGCCTACCAGCACCTGTTGGATCAGGCCATTAAATTCGGCATTGCCAAAGGCGG ATCTGAAGAGGAGCAGGTAGCTAACACCATGGACAAGCTGTTTGTGAGCTTTGGCCTTGAGATCCTCAAGAAGGTTCCAGGCAGAGTGTCTACAGAGGTGGACGCCAG ACTATCATATGACAAAGAAGAAATGGTGGCTAAGGCCCTGAGGCTCATTGCTCTGTACGAAGAGGCAGGCATCAGCAAGGACCGCGTGCTCATCAAGCTGTCATCCACATGGGAGGGAATCCAGGCTGGCAA GGAGCTTGAGGAGAAGCACGGTGTTCACTGCAACATGACCCTGCTGTTCTCTTTTGCTCAGGCTGTGGCCTGCGCAGAAGCAAAGGTAACGCTGATCTCACCCTTCGTTGGACGCATCCTTGACTGGTACAAGGAGAACACAGACCGCAAAAGCTACGAGCCCCATGAAGACCCAG GTGTGGTGAGTGTGACTAAGATTTACAACTACTACAAGAAGTACGGCTATAGCACCGTGGTGATGGGCGCCTCCTTCAGAAACACGGGGCAAGTGAAGGCCCTGACAGGCTGTGACCTGCTCACCATTTCACCTGGGCTGCTGGCAGAGCTCAGCCAGGACCACAGCACTGTCACAGAGATGCTCAGTGTGGAGAAAG CCAAGTCTTGCGATCTGGAGAAGGTCCACCTGGACGAGAAGGACTTCCGCTGGCAGCACAACGAGGACCGTATGGGCGTTGAGAAACTGTCTGACGGCATCCGCAAGTTCGCTGCTGACGCCGTCAAGCTGGAGACTATGATCAAa GAGAAAATGCTTAACGTGAAAAACGGCCAGTAA